The following are from one region of the Litorilinea aerophila genome:
- the dgoD gene encoding galactonate dehydratase, translating into MRITQLETWIVEPRWVILRVHTDEGLIGLGEPTLENRAYTVAQAVHELEPYLIGKDPTRVVHHWQAMYKHAFYRGGPVLTSALSGVEHALWDLAGKAAGVPVYKLLGGPLRDRIRVYAHCRGETPEALARHGQELVAQGFTALKTGIHGPRPARVVETPGFIDGVVARLSALREAVGPEIDIAVDFHGAVSPQTAGLLIKALEPIRPMFYEEIVQCQNVEVMADLARKTHIPIAAGERLFTKWAFRELLEKGGASIVQPDLSHAGGIWEGRLIAGMAEAYYGAVAPHCPLGPISLAACLQLDAAIPNFLAQEQIHLGEGYLREPFRVVDGYLPLPTGPGLGIELDEEAVQQRFGEPRRHPGLFHPDDGAAIDH; encoded by the coding sequence ATGCGAATCACCCAACTGGAAACGTGGATTGTTGAACCCCGCTGGGTCATTTTGCGCGTCCACACGGACGAAGGCTTGATCGGCCTGGGCGAACCTACCCTGGAGAACCGGGCCTATACCGTCGCGCAGGCGGTCCACGAGCTGGAACCCTACCTGATCGGCAAGGATCCCACTCGGGTTGTGCACCACTGGCAGGCCATGTACAAACACGCCTTCTACCGGGGCGGGCCGGTCCTCACCAGCGCGCTCTCCGGCGTGGAGCACGCCCTCTGGGACCTGGCCGGGAAGGCCGCGGGTGTGCCGGTCTACAAACTGCTGGGCGGGCCCCTGCGGGATCGCATCCGGGTCTATGCCCATTGCCGGGGAGAAACCCCCGAGGCGCTGGCCCGTCATGGCCAGGAGCTGGTGGCCCAGGGCTTCACCGCCCTGAAGACGGGCATCCACGGACCGCGGCCTGCCCGGGTGGTGGAGACCCCCGGGTTCATCGACGGGGTGGTCGCGCGGCTGTCCGCCCTGCGGGAGGCTGTTGGGCCAGAGATCGATATCGCCGTGGATTTTCACGGCGCGGTGAGCCCCCAGACGGCAGGCCTGCTGATCAAGGCGCTGGAACCTATCCGCCCCATGTTCTACGAAGAGATCGTCCAGTGCCAGAACGTGGAAGTGATGGCGGATCTGGCCCGCAAGACCCACATCCCCATTGCCGCGGGAGAGCGGCTCTTTACCAAATGGGCTTTTCGGGAACTGCTGGAAAAAGGGGGCGCCTCCATTGTGCAGCCCGACCTTTCCCACGCCGGCGGCATTTGGGAAGGGCGCCTTATCGCGGGCATGGCGGAAGCCTACTACGGCGCGGTAGCCCCCCATTGTCCCCTGGGTCCCATCTCCCTGGCAGCCTGCCTGCAGCTGGATGCGGCCATCCCCAATTTCCTGGCCCAGGAGCAAATTCACCTGGGGGAGGGCTACTTGCGCGAGCCCTTCAGGGTGGTGGACGGGTACCTACCCCTGCCCACCGGCCCGGGCCTGGGTATCGAGCTGGACGAAGAGGCAGTCCAGCAACGCTTTGGGGAACCCCGGCGACATCCGGGCCTGTTCCACCCCGACGATGGGGCTGCCATCGACCACTGA
- a CDS encoding response regulator transcription factor, with protein sequence MEQHSVISAAEDDRPTSQLRYSDRLTVPWTVQRPVEILVADSEINLNRLLSISLQRQGYHVVSTTSGQAVLELVRERQFDLVLFELLLPDVDGFELCTRLRHFSSVPIMIISALNRADDIVRALEMGADAYVTKPFHFSEIHARIEALLRRTLQGNPAHHARHLLVQGDTSLDEELSTVTVAGHTQTLTETECRLLAYLMRHAHRPVSKAELLEEVWGYAPADSRGNIVELAIRRLRCKLEEDPSQPQRLITLRNVGYQFHARQPDTQTRWHAAMAGALGRSWAGRRAI encoded by the coding sequence ATGGAACAGCACTCGGTGATCTCCGCAGCGGAGGACGACCGCCCGACCTCCCAACTGCGGTATTCAGATCGGCTCACGGTCCCCTGGACGGTCCAACGTCCGGTGGAGATCCTGGTGGCGGATAGCGAGATAAACCTCAACCGGCTCCTCTCCATATCCCTCCAGCGCCAGGGCTACCACGTGGTCAGCACCACCAGTGGTCAGGCCGTCCTGGAGCTGGTCCGGGAGCGACAGTTCGACCTGGTTTTGTTTGAGCTGCTTCTGCCGGATGTGGACGGGTTCGAGCTGTGCACTCGACTGCGGCACTTCTCCAGCGTGCCCATCATGATTATTTCTGCACTCAATCGGGCCGATGACATTGTCCGTGCTCTGGAGATGGGCGCGGATGCCTATGTCACCAAGCCATTTCATTTTAGCGAAATCCACGCCCGCATCGAAGCATTGCTCCGGCGTACCCTCCAGGGCAATCCTGCCCATCACGCACGGCACCTGCTTGTCCAGGGCGATACCTCCCTGGACGAGGAGCTATCCACCGTCACCGTGGCAGGCCATACCCAGACCCTCACCGAAACCGAATGTCGGCTCCTGGCATACCTGATGCGCCACGCCCATCGGCCGGTCAGCAAAGCTGAACTGTTAGAAGAGGTCTGGGGCTATGCCCCTGCCGACAGTCGAGGAAACATCGTGGAATTGGCCATTCGGCGTCTGCGCTGTAAACTGGAGGAAGATCCGTCCCAGCCACAGCGGCTGATCACCCTGCGCAACGTGGGCTACCAATTTCATGCCCGGCAACCGGACACGCAGACCCGGTGGCACGCGGCCATGGCTGGGGCCCTGGGCCGATCCTGGGCCGGGCGTCGAGCGATTTAG
- a CDS encoding sulfatase-like hydrolase/transferase — translation MSQPARPNLLYIHTDQHNPFVTGCYGDPLVETPHLDRLAASGALFQHVYCTSPICVPSRMSMLTGRHPHQNQVWTNNHILDSGIPTLAHAMGAAGYRPALIGRMHAVGPDQLHGYVERLVGDHSPNHIGGSPVDRGALDGTAGPERISLVRSGAGQSAYQVHDEYVAAAAVDYLNRLGIEKRSRGHLEPFSLSVGFMLPHPPYVARREDFARYADAITLPRKPTPFDQVQHPYLRRWREHTGIVEVSEEEILRARAAYWGLVHRVDALIGQILAALEANDLADNTLIVYTSDHGDMQGEHGLWWKHVFYEESVCVPLIMAWPGVIPAGQRCDRVVSALDVTATLLDALDAPPLPQSPGRSLLGLVSELRPTPQWEDVAFSEYCADQYAPDGETYQRMIRLGDWKLIYYHGYEPQLFNLAEDPGEEVDRAQDPACRAIRDELVARVLADWDPDRIAQIMAAKRADNAILQRWARQTHPPDQYRWPLRPEMNYLEPST, via the coding sequence ATGTCCCAACCTGCGCGTCCCAACCTCCTCTACATCCACACCGACCAACACAACCCGTTCGTGACCGGCTGTTACGGCGACCCCCTGGTGGAGACGCCCCACCTGGACCGACTGGCCGCCAGCGGTGCCCTCTTCCAGCATGTTTACTGTACTTCGCCCATCTGTGTGCCCTCTCGCATGTCCATGCTCACAGGCCGCCATCCGCATCAGAATCAGGTGTGGACCAACAACCACATCCTGGATTCGGGTATCCCCACCCTGGCCCATGCCATGGGCGCTGCCGGCTATCGCCCGGCCCTCATCGGCCGCATGCACGCGGTGGGGCCGGACCAGCTCCACGGCTATGTGGAACGGCTGGTGGGCGATCACAGCCCCAACCACATCGGCGGCAGCCCGGTGGACCGGGGGGCGCTGGATGGGACCGCCGGCCCGGAGCGCATCAGCCTGGTGCGATCTGGGGCCGGCCAGTCGGCCTACCAGGTCCACGATGAATATGTGGCCGCAGCCGCCGTCGATTACCTGAATCGTCTGGGCATCGAGAAGCGCTCCCGGGGACATCTGGAGCCGTTCAGCCTGTCCGTGGGCTTCATGTTGCCCCACCCGCCCTACGTGGCCCGTCGGGAGGACTTCGCCCGCTACGCGGACGCCATCACCCTGCCCCGCAAGCCCACCCCCTTTGATCAGGTGCAGCACCCCTACCTGCGTCGGTGGCGGGAACACACCGGCATCGTGGAGGTGAGCGAGGAGGAGATCCTGCGCGCCCGGGCCGCCTACTGGGGGTTGGTCCACCGGGTGGATGCGCTCATCGGCCAGATCCTGGCTGCCCTGGAGGCCAACGACCTGGCGGACAACACCCTCATCGTCTACACGTCGGACCACGGGGACATGCAGGGTGAGCATGGTCTCTGGTGGAAGCACGTCTTCTACGAGGAGTCGGTCTGCGTGCCCCTGATCATGGCCTGGCCCGGTGTGATCCCGGCAGGCCAGCGCTGCGACCGGGTCGTCAGCGCCCTGGATGTCACCGCCACCCTCCTGGACGCCCTGGATGCGCCCCCGTTGCCCCAGTCGCCCGGCCGTTCCCTCCTGGGGCTGGTCAGCGAGCTGCGGCCCACGCCCCAGTGGGAGGACGTGGCCTTTTCCGAGTACTGCGCCGACCAGTATGCCCCCGATGGCGAGACCTACCAGCGTATGATCCGCCTGGGCGACTGGAAGCTGATCTATTACCACGGCTACGAACCCCAGCTCTTCAACCTGGCCGAAGATCCCGGCGAAGAAGTGGACCGGGCTCAGGATCCCGCCTGTCGGGCCATCCGGGACGAACTGGTCGCCCGAGTGTTGGCCGACTGGGATCCCGACCGGATCGCCCAGATCATGGCGGCCAAACGGGCCGACAACGCCATCCTCCAGCGTTGGGCCCGACAGACCCATCCCCCGGACCAGTATCGCTGGCCCCTGCGGCCGGAGATGAACTACCTGGAGCCGAGCACCTGA
- a CDS encoding ABC transporter substrate-binding protein, with protein MQNLRIRFPMLGALLLLLILAVGACAPATPAAQEPAAAPGGQEEATPAMAEGDVFTYWGGLIFSDAANQMLVDRIEQWGQERGVEVDVVMINQNETVQRVSAAIEAGTMPDALDVGRGHMLLLSESGQLEPLDDLYDEIGEMVGGWLPAADEATNPERYGGHRYGIPFSLGGNVLYRRADILEPAGFTEPPATWMELADMARQTQKPPEYYGMGFALSNVGDGNLTTTMLHSWGGRVADDAGENCTLDSQETRDFLQWITDAYNEGLFPPGVTTWDGAGDNVAYQSGNAIFIANPGSVYLYMRDNDPELAAATKYSALPAGPKMRVSPVDANVRVIPTSSKHKELARDLLKYLSEPEFMKEYYYNAIYGPSAVAYQDAPIFQESEVHQGLLDLALNGTFGAYPDVDNPAFAEYQTNFLTPRMIQRVVVDGLSVDEAVLETQQACQDIYDKYK; from the coding sequence ATGCAGAACCTGCGTATCCGCTTCCCCATGCTTGGCGCGTTGCTCCTGCTCTTGATCCTGGCTGTGGGCGCGTGCGCGCCGGCAACCCCTGCGGCTCAGGAGCCAGCCGCCGCACCGGGCGGCCAGGAGGAAGCCACGCCCGCCATGGCCGAGGGCGACGTCTTCACCTATTGGGGCGGCCTCATCTTTTCCGACGCGGCCAACCAGATGCTGGTGGATCGCATCGAGCAGTGGGGCCAGGAACGAGGCGTGGAAGTCGACGTGGTCATGATCAACCAGAACGAGACCGTGCAGCGGGTCTCCGCGGCCATCGAGGCCGGCACCATGCCCGACGCCCTGGACGTGGGCCGGGGGCACATGCTGCTCTTGAGCGAGAGCGGCCAGCTGGAGCCCCTGGACGACCTCTACGATGAGATCGGCGAGATGGTGGGCGGCTGGCTCCCCGCGGCCGACGAGGCCACCAACCCGGAGCGCTACGGCGGCCACCGCTATGGCATCCCCTTCAGCCTGGGCGGCAACGTCCTCTACCGCCGGGCCGACATCCTGGAGCCGGCCGGCTTCACCGAGCCCCCCGCCACCTGGATGGAACTGGCCGACATGGCCCGCCAGACCCAGAAGCCGCCGGAGTACTACGGCATGGGCTTCGCCCTCTCCAACGTGGGGGATGGCAACCTGACCACCACCATGCTCCACTCGTGGGGAGGACGGGTGGCCGACGATGCCGGTGAGAACTGCACCCTGGATTCCCAGGAGACTCGGGACTTCCTCCAGTGGATCACCGATGCCTACAACGAGGGCCTCTTCCCGCCTGGCGTGACCACCTGGGACGGCGCCGGTGACAACGTGGCCTACCAGTCCGGCAACGCCATCTTCATCGCCAACCCGGGCAGCGTCTACCTCTACATGCGGGACAACGACCCCGAGCTGGCCGCAGCCACCAAGTACTCCGCGCTCCCGGCCGGCCCCAAGATGCGGGTCTCGCCGGTGGACGCCAACGTGCGGGTCATTCCCACCTCCAGCAAGCACAAGGAGCTGGCCCGGGACCTGCTCAAGTATCTCTCCGAGCCGGAGTTCATGAAGGAGTACTACTACAACGCCATCTACGGTCCCTCGGCCGTCGCCTACCAGGACGCGCCCATCTTCCAGGAGAGTGAAGTCCACCAGGGGCTGTTGGACCTGGCCCTCAACGGCACCTTCGGCGCTTATCCGGATGTGGACAACCCGGCCTTCGCCGAGTATCAGACCAACTTCCTCACCCCCCGCATGATCCAGCGGGTGGTGGTGGACGGCCTGAGCGTGGACGAGGCCGTGCTGGAAACCCAGCAGGCCTGCCAGGATATTTACGACAAGTACAAGTGA
- a CDS encoding carbohydrate ABC transporter permease codes for MTKEIVSDLNKAGAARPRLSMGQRTSLMGYLLVAPVVICLSILVIYPFFFAIWISFTDRMVGREGHFIGLGNYIYLLNWVDFRATVRNTIVLVGSVQTLKLVLGLGIALLLNQPIRGRPFWRGLILLPWAMPAFVAFITWKLLFAPQGGAFNYILINTGLVQSHVDFLSTKALAMPSVITASFWRGFPFWVISFLAALQNVPPELYEAAAIDGAGAWQRFRHVTLPGIRHVVLVVVLLSTIWTTNSFEAVWLLTQGGPSNATMTFPVLAYYGLQSLRIGEAAAVSVSMLPVFAVLAFIIAKLLQEE; via the coding sequence ATGACCAAAGAAATCGTATCCGATCTGAACAAAGCAGGCGCCGCGCGCCCGCGCCTTTCCATGGGGCAACGAACCAGCCTGATGGGCTATCTGCTGGTGGCGCCGGTGGTGATCTGCCTGTCCATCCTGGTGATCTACCCCTTCTTCTTCGCCATCTGGATCAGCTTCACGGACCGCATGGTGGGCCGGGAGGGCCACTTCATCGGCCTGGGCAACTACATCTACCTCCTCAACTGGGTGGATTTCCGGGCCACGGTGCGCAACACCATCGTGCTGGTGGGCTCGGTGCAGACCCTGAAATTGGTGTTGGGGTTGGGCATTGCCCTGCTCCTCAACCAGCCCATCCGGGGCCGACCCTTCTGGCGGGGGCTGATCCTGCTGCCCTGGGCCATGCCGGCCTTCGTCGCTTTCATCACCTGGAAGCTGCTCTTTGCCCCCCAGGGCGGCGCTTTCAACTACATCCTCATCAACACCGGCCTGGTCCAGAGCCACGTGGACTTCTTGAGCACCAAGGCCCTGGCCATGCCCAGCGTGATCACGGCCAGCTTCTGGCGGGGCTTCCCGTTTTGGGTGATCTCCTTCCTGGCCGCCCTTCAGAATGTGCCCCCGGAGCTCTACGAGGCCGCCGCCATCGACGGGGCCGGCGCCTGGCAGCGTTTCCGTCACGTCACCCTGCCGGGGATCCGCCATGTGGTGCTGGTGGTGGTGCTGCTATCTACCATCTGGACCACCAACAGCTTTGAGGCGGTGTGGCTGCTGACCCAGGGCGGTCCATCGAACGCGACCATGACCTTCCCGGTTCTGGCCTACTACGGGTTGCAGAGCCTACGCATCGGCGAAGCGGCCGCGGTCTCCGTCTCCATGCTGCCCGTCTTTGCCGTGCTGGCCTTTATCATCGCCAAATTGCTGCAGGAGGAGTAG
- a CDS encoding carbohydrate ABC transporter permease codes for MLHKLSPGQKILYYTLLCLLALIILFPIYYMLSISLKLPRDIYRSPSLLPINPTLQNYIDLFTKMRFGINIRNSFIVAGSATLISVFISCLAAYSLVRLRYRYRDWIGRLILFTYLTPAALLFIPLSVIIARLQLGNTLHGLIFVYLTFAAPLSTWLLMGYFRSIPVDLEEQAMVDGATRLVALFRVVLPLAAPGLIAVSVFTFTGAWNELLLALIFITSPEKQTVPVAVSYLITGDVFRWGLIMAGSVSAAVPVMVLYYLGQRFVVQGLAAGAVKG; via the coding sequence GTGTTACACAAATTAAGCCCAGGACAGAAAATTCTGTACTATACCCTCCTGTGCCTGTTGGCCCTGATCATCCTGTTTCCCATTTACTACATGTTGTCCATTTCCCTGAAGTTGCCCCGGGATATTTACCGATCCCCGTCCCTGTTGCCCATCAACCCGACCCTGCAGAACTACATCGATCTCTTCACCAAAATGCGGTTCGGGATTAACATCCGCAACAGCTTCATCGTGGCCGGCTCGGCCACCTTGATCTCGGTCTTCATCAGCTGTCTGGCCGCCTATAGCCTGGTGCGCCTGCGCTATCGCTACCGGGACTGGATCGGCCGCCTGATCCTCTTCACCTACCTGACGCCGGCGGCGCTGCTCTTCATCCCGCTTTCGGTGATCATCGCCCGCCTCCAGTTGGGCAACACCCTCCATGGGCTCATCTTCGTCTACCTGACCTTTGCCGCACCCCTGAGCACCTGGCTGCTGATGGGGTACTTCCGCAGCATCCCGGTGGACCTGGAGGAGCAGGCCATGGTGGATGGGGCGACCCGTCTGGTTGCCCTTTTCCGGGTGGTATTGCCCCTGGCCGCGCCAGGGCTGATCGCGGTCAGCGTCTTCACCTTCACCGGCGCGTGGAACGAACTGCTGCTGGCCCTCATCTTCATCACTTCCCCGGAGAAGCAGACCGTGCCCGTCGCAGTCAGCTACCTGATCACCGGCGACGTCTTCCGCTGGGGCCTGATCATGGCTGGCTCCGTCTCCGCAGCAGTGCCGGTCATGGTCCTCTACTACCTGGGCCAGCGTTTCGTGGTCCAGGGCCTGGCCGCGGGCGCGGTGAAGGGCTAA
- a CDS encoding Gfo/Idh/MocA family protein, producing MPDVVRLGIVGTGSITLRGLLPHLTMEDVQDRVRVTAVCDPVVERAQAAAAKFGVPAAYASMEEMLEAGDVDAVSIASPIGFHFQQGMLAVEHGVHVHFNKTMTTTVDEADQLIARAAEKGVKLVSSPGEMLNPRLQAIKALIDQGALGTLTWAVTGATFGRYHENEARVRHGTDPLSNVNPAWYFRRPGGGPLYDMTVYGLHAMTGILGPAKRVTAFSGVRIREREFQGQMLPTDMDDQTLMVLDFGDAFFAFVYGVAAGGLPNMGRPLIFGTRGVINGDTLNGEPIDFPGREIAQQYGYTATLPHVVGKHREMEEAHVYEDVMQLVDWIREDKPTVATAEHARHVIEIIDAAYRSAETGQAQTLRTTF from the coding sequence ATGCCTGATGTGGTTCGACTGGGTATTGTGGGCACGGGCAGCATCACCCTGCGGGGGCTGCTACCCCACCTGACCATGGAGGATGTGCAGGATCGGGTGCGGGTGACCGCGGTGTGTGACCCGGTGGTGGAGCGGGCCCAGGCTGCGGCGGCCAAATTCGGCGTGCCCGCCGCCTACGCCTCCATGGAGGAGATGCTGGAGGCCGGCGATGTGGATGCGGTGAGCATTGCGTCGCCCATCGGCTTCCATTTCCAGCAGGGGATGCTGGCTGTGGAGCACGGCGTCCATGTCCACTTCAACAAGACCATGACCACCACGGTGGACGAGGCCGATCAGCTGATTGCCCGGGCCGCCGAGAAGGGGGTCAAACTGGTCTCGTCGCCTGGCGAGATGCTGAACCCCCGGCTCCAGGCCATCAAGGCGCTCATCGACCAGGGCGCCCTGGGCACCCTCACCTGGGCAGTCACCGGTGCCACCTTCGGCCGCTACCATGAGAACGAGGCGCGAGTGCGCCACGGCACCGATCCCTTGAGCAACGTGAACCCAGCCTGGTACTTCCGTCGGCCAGGGGGCGGCCCCCTCTACGACATGACCGTCTACGGGCTCCACGCCATGACGGGCATCCTGGGGCCGGCCAAGCGGGTCACGGCCTTTTCCGGCGTGCGCATCCGCGAGCGGGAATTCCAGGGCCAGATGCTCCCCACAGACATGGACGACCAGACCCTGATGGTCCTGGACTTTGGGGATGCCTTTTTTGCCTTTGTCTATGGCGTGGCTGCCGGCGGGCTGCCCAACATGGGGCGCCCCCTCATCTTCGGCACTAGGGGCGTTATCAACGGCGATACCCTAAACGGAGAGCCCATCGACTTCCCAGGCCGGGAGATCGCCCAGCAGTACGGCTATACCGCCACCCTGCCCCATGTGGTGGGCAAGCACCGGGAGATGGAGGAGGCCCACGTTTACGAGGATGTGATGCAGCTGGTGGACTGGATCCGGGAGGATAAACCCACCGTGGCCACGGCGGAACATGCCCGCCACGTCATCGAGATCATCGACGCGGCCTATCGCTCCGCGGAGACCGGCCAGGCCCAGACCCTGCGCACCACGTTCTAA
- a CDS encoding LysM peptidoglycan-binding domain-containing protein — protein sequence MWAKSSLFPGSLFQRIFSRSRLILLTTILTLSLIGALLPASVLAAPTAGARSKPPAGNRFHPVHPGKSAQCAQIYVVRHRDTLSEIARKFGTTVEVLQRINRIRNPHRIFVGQRLCIPRVEMPPPPEHKLFHRVQAGETLSEIAQMYRTTVRQLLRLNPQIRNPHRIPEGAILRVR from the coding sequence ATGTGGGCAAAAAGCTCCCTGTTCCCTGGTTCCCTCTTTCAGCGGATATTTTCCCGAAGTCGTCTCATCCTCCTCACCACCATTCTCACCCTGAGCCTGATTGGGGCACTGCTCCCGGCCAGCGTCCTGGCAGCACCGACGGCCGGCGCCCGCAGTAAACCGCCCGCTGGGAACCGCTTCCATCCGGTCCACCCGGGCAAGAGCGCCCAGTGTGCCCAGATTTACGTGGTCCGCCATCGGGACACCCTGTCGGAGATTGCCCGGAAGTTTGGCACCACGGTGGAAGTGCTCCAGCGCATCAACAGGATCCGCAATCCCCACCGCATCTTTGTGGGGCAGCGACTCTGCATCCCCCGGGTGGAGATGCCGCCGCCCCCCGAGCACAAGCTCTTCCATCGGGTTCAGGCGGGAGAAACCCTGAGCGAGATCGCCCAGATGTACCGCACCACGGTACGTCAGCTCTTGAGGCTGAACCCTCAGATTCGCAACCCCCACCGGATTCCTGAGGGGGCCATCCTTCGGGTACGGTAA
- a CDS encoding MFS transporter, producing MQTRLSNGLIMAALGHLAIEFSSNFLPILYPLLMVHMGLNFTQVGTIALVATTATTLAQPFFGYLSDRWGSERMASLSIIWIGVVMGLVGFAWNYPSLLLLIALGALGSAAFHPAAAVLAASHSGPRRGAGLSIFSVGGNIGSALSPLWMATALGLFGMAGTATLMPIGLLAGILAYRLLRPTPSARQKQGADRGHAAADGFLLGLILVVVAVMFRSWFQVALTTYLPVWIDQAGGGVAVGGRYLSVLLFAISVGSFVGGPAGDRLGLWQVVALSLAAMAPALWLFLNTQGVLQLVWLAVVGITIGATFPTSIALALDAWPRQAGVASGLLMGLGWLPGGLGASLTGMVADRFSLTVGLNLLLVPPVLGLGCILAYALARRFHLRAGKIQRIFFPSNHV from the coding sequence ATGCAGACACGCCTGTCCAACGGATTGATCATGGCCGCGTTAGGCCACCTGGCCATCGAATTCAGCAGCAACTTCCTGCCCATCCTCTATCCGCTGCTCATGGTCCACATGGGGTTGAACTTCACCCAGGTGGGGACCATTGCGCTGGTGGCCACCACCGCCACAACCCTGGCCCAGCCCTTTTTCGGCTATCTCAGCGACCGCTGGGGATCCGAGCGGATGGCCAGCCTCAGCATCATTTGGATCGGGGTCGTGATGGGGCTGGTGGGCTTTGCCTGGAACTACCCATCCCTGCTGCTCCTCATCGCCCTGGGCGCGCTGGGTTCTGCGGCCTTCCACCCGGCCGCGGCTGTGCTGGCAGCCAGCCACAGCGGCCCCAGGCGTGGGGCGGGTCTGTCGATTTTCTCCGTAGGCGGCAACATTGGCTCGGCCCTCAGCCCCCTGTGGATGGCGACAGCCCTGGGGCTCTTCGGGATGGCTGGAACGGCCACCCTCATGCCCATCGGCCTGCTGGCGGGCATCCTGGCCTACCGGCTGCTGCGGCCGACGCCGTCCGCCCGGCAAAAGCAGGGCGCAGACAGGGGGCACGCCGCGGCCGATGGATTTCTGCTGGGGCTGATTCTGGTGGTGGTGGCGGTAATGTTCCGCTCCTGGTTTCAGGTGGCCTTGACCACCTACCTGCCCGTCTGGATCGATCAGGCGGGAGGTGGCGTCGCGGTGGGGGGGCGCTACCTTTCGGTGCTCCTTTTTGCCATCAGCGTGGGCAGCTTTGTGGGCGGGCCCGCCGGGGACCGTCTGGGCCTCTGGCAGGTGGTGGCGCTGAGCCTGGCGGCCATGGCGCCGGCTCTGTGGCTGTTCCTGAACACCCAGGGAGTGCTGCAATTGGTATGGCTGGCGGTGGTGGGCATCACCATCGGCGCCACCTTTCCCACCAGCATCGCCCTGGCTCTGGACGCCTGGCCCCGCCAGGCCGGCGTAGCTTCGGGCCTGCTCATGGGGTTGGGCTGGCTGCCCGGTGGCCTGGGCGCTTCCCTCACAGGCATGGTGGCCGACCGCTTCAGCCTGACCGTCGGGTTGAACCTGCTGCTGGTGCCGCCGGTGCTGGGGCTGGGCTGCATCCTGGCGTATGCGCTGGCCCGCCGCTTCCACCTGCGGGCCGGCAAAATTCAGCGTATCTTTTTTCCCTCGAATCATGTATAA